One Chaetodon trifascialis isolate fChaTrf1 chromosome 21, fChaTrf1.hap1, whole genome shotgun sequence genomic window carries:
- the nog2 gene encoding noggin-2, with protein MGLSQTLLFYVLLCVHLGVSQHYLRLRPSPSDHLPVPDLKEDPDPEYDPREQDLAERTLRKKLGSNFDPNFMSISSPMLVNISASDNQVKLQGPMPNEIKKLDLTETPYGKRVKVGKKARRKFLQWLWTYTHCPVVYTWKDLGVRFWPRYIKEGNCFSERSCSFPEGMSCKPVKSINKIFLRWYCQGFLRQKYCTWIQVQYPIISECKCSC; from the coding sequence ATGGGCCTCTCACAAACGCTACTCTTTTACGTGCTGCTGTGCGTTCACCTCGGAGTTTCCCAACATTACCTTCGCCTCCGTCCATCGCCCAGTGATCACCTCCCCGTGCCCGACCTTAAGGAGGACCCCGACCCGGAGTACGACCCCCGGGAGCAGGACTTGGCCGAGAGGACTCTGAGGAAAAAGCTCGGCAGTAACTTTGACCCCAACTTCATGTCCATCAGCTCGCCCATGCTGGTGAACATTTCCGCATCAGACAACCAGGTGAAGCTGCAGGGGCCCATGCCTAACGAGATTAAAAAGCTGGACCTCACAGAGACCCCCTATGGAAAGCGGGTAAAAGTGGGCAAGAAAGCCCGTAGGAAATTTCTGCAGTGGCTGTGGACCTATACACACTGCCCAGTGGTGTACACCTGGAAGGATTTGGGCGTGAGGTTCTGGCCACGTTACATCAAGGAGGGAAACTGTTTCTCCGAGCGCTCTTGCTCCTTCCCTGAGGGGATGTCTTGCAAACCCGTCAAGTCAATCAACAAGATTTTCCTCCGGTGGTATTGTCAAGGCTTTCTAAGACAGAAATACTGTACGTGGATACAGGTGCAATACCCAATCATCTCAGAGTGCAAGTGTTCGTGCTGA